The proteins below are encoded in one region of Mycobacterium shinjukuense:
- a CDS encoding multifunctional oxoglutarate decarboxylase/oxoglutarate dehydrogenase thiamine pyrophosphate-binding subunit/dihydrolipoyllysine-residue succinyltransferase subunit yields MANISSPFGQNEWLVEEMYRKFRDDPSSVDPSWHEFLVDYNPEPSVEAAPAITAPSDGQAAAPAPPTTPAAPPVPSAPPARPEAGNGVTAAAPSVTTRPAAPPPAEGDQVQVLRGAAAAVVKNMSASLDVPTATSVRAIPAKLLIDNRIVINNQLKRTRGGKISFTHLLGYALVQAVKAFPNMNRHYAEVDGKPTAITPAHTNLGLAIDLQGKDGKRSLVVASIKACETMRFAQFVTAYEDIVRRARDGKLTAEDFAGVTISLTNPGTIGTVHSVPRLMAGQGAIIGVGAMEYPAEFQGASEERIAELGIGKLITLTSTYDHRIIQGAESGDFLRTIHEMLLSDEFWDEIFRELSIPYLPVRWSADNPDSIVDKNARVMKLIEAYRNRGHLMADTDPLRLDKTRFRSHPDLEVLTHGLTLWDLDRVFKVNGFAGAEYKKLRDVLGLLRDAYCRHIGVEYTHILDPEQQEWLEQRVETKHVKPTVAQQKYILSRLNAAEAFETFLQTKYVGQKRFSLEGAESVIPMMDAAIDQCAEHGLDEVVIGMPHRGRLNVLANIVGKPYSQIFSEFEGNLNPSQAHGSGDVKYHLGATGVYLQMFGDNEIRVSLTANPSHLEAVDPVLEGLVRAKQDLLDTDGQQRFSVVPLMLHGDAAFAGQGVVAETLNLTNLPGYRVGGTIHIIVNNQIGFTTAPEYSRSSEYCTDVAKMIGAPIFHVNGDDPEACVWVARLAVDFRQRFKKDVVIDMLCYRRRGHNEGDDPSMTNPYMYDVVDTKRGARKSYTEALIGRGDISIKEAEDALRDYQGQLERVFNEVRELEKHGVQPSESVESDQMIPAGLATAVDKSLLARIGDAFLALPDGFTVHPRVLPVLEKRREMAYEGKIDWAFAELLALGSLVAEGKLVRLSGQDSRRGTFSQRHSVLIDRHTGAEFTPLQLLATNPNGNPTGGKFLVYDSPLSEYAAVGFEYGYTVGNPDAVVLWEAQFGDFVNGAQSIIDEFISSGEAKWGQLSTVVLLLPHGHEGQGPDHTSARIERFLQLWAEGSMTIAMPSTPANYFHLLRRHALDGIMRPLIVFTPKSMLRHKAAVSEIKDFTELKFRSVLEEPTYADGIGDRGKVSRVLLTSGKLYYELAARKARDHRDDVAIVRLEQLAPLPRRRLGETLDRYENVKEFFWVQEEPANQGAWPRFGLELPEVVPRLAGIKRVSRRAMSAPSSGSSKVHAVEQQEILDAAFG; encoded by the coding sequence GTGGCCAACATAAGTTCACCATTCGGGCAAAACGAATGGCTGGTCGAGGAGATGTACCGCAAGTTCCGCGACGACCCCTCGTCGGTCGATCCCAGCTGGCACGAGTTCTTGGTCGACTACAACCCCGAGCCGTCCGTCGAGGCGGCCCCGGCCATCACAGCCCCGTCCGACGGGCAGGCCGCCGCGCCAGCTCCCCCGACCACGCCGGCGGCGCCGCCCGTGCCCTCGGCGCCACCCGCCAGGCCCGAGGCGGGCAACGGCGTGACCGCGGCGGCACCCAGCGTGACGACCAGACCCGCCGCTCCCCCGCCGGCCGAGGGCGACCAGGTGCAGGTGCTGCGCGGCGCGGCCGCGGCGGTCGTCAAGAACATGTCCGCGTCGCTGGACGTGCCGACCGCAACCAGCGTCCGGGCCATTCCGGCCAAGCTGCTGATCGACAACCGGATCGTCATCAACAACCAGCTCAAGCGCACCCGCGGCGGCAAGATCTCGTTCACCCACCTGCTGGGCTACGCGCTGGTGCAGGCGGTCAAGGCGTTCCCGAACATGAACCGGCACTACGCCGAGGTCGACGGCAAGCCCACCGCGATCACCCCGGCGCACACCAATCTCGGCCTGGCCATCGACCTGCAGGGCAAGGACGGCAAACGTTCGCTGGTGGTGGCCAGCATCAAGGCCTGCGAAACCATGCGCTTCGCGCAATTCGTCACCGCCTACGAAGACATCGTGCGCCGGGCCCGCGACGGCAAGCTGACGGCCGAAGACTTTGCCGGCGTGACGATTTCGTTGACCAACCCGGGCACCATCGGCACCGTGCACTCGGTGCCGCGGCTGATGGCCGGACAGGGCGCGATCATCGGCGTGGGCGCCATGGAATACCCCGCCGAGTTCCAGGGCGCCAGCGAAGAACGCATCGCCGAACTGGGCATCGGCAAGCTGATCACGCTGACCTCGACGTATGACCACCGCATCATCCAAGGTGCCGAGTCCGGTGACTTCCTGCGCACCATCCACGAAATGCTGCTCTCGGACGAATTCTGGGACGAGATCTTCCGCGAGCTCAGCATTCCGTACCTGCCGGTGCGCTGGAGCGCCGACAATCCGGACTCGATCGTCGACAAGAACGCCCGCGTCATGAAGTTGATCGAGGCGTACCGTAACCGCGGCCATCTGATGGCCGACACCGATCCGCTGCGGTTGGACAAGACCCGATTCCGCAGCCACCCCGACCTCGAGGTGCTGACCCACGGCCTGACGCTGTGGGATCTGGATCGGGTGTTCAAGGTCAACGGGTTCGCCGGCGCGGAATACAAGAAGCTGCGCGACGTGCTGGGCCTGCTGCGCGACGCCTACTGCCGCCACATCGGCGTGGAGTACACCCACATCCTCGACCCCGAGCAGCAGGAGTGGCTGGAGCAGCGGGTGGAGACCAAGCACGTCAAACCGACTGTGGCCCAACAGAAGTACATTCTGAGCAGGCTCAACGCCGCGGAGGCCTTCGAGACGTTCCTGCAGACCAAATACGTCGGGCAGAAGCGGTTCTCGCTGGAGGGCGCCGAAAGCGTGATCCCGATGATGGACGCGGCGATCGACCAGTGCGCCGAGCATGGCCTCGACGAGGTGGTCATTGGGATGCCGCACCGCGGCCGGCTCAACGTGCTGGCCAACATCGTAGGCAAGCCGTACTCGCAGATCTTCAGCGAGTTCGAGGGCAACCTGAACCCGTCGCAGGCGCACGGCTCCGGCGACGTCAAGTACCACCTCGGCGCTACCGGGGTGTACCTGCAGATGTTCGGCGACAACGAGATTCGGGTGTCGCTGACCGCCAACCCATCGCACCTGGAGGCCGTGGACCCGGTGCTGGAGGGTCTGGTACGGGCCAAGCAGGACCTGCTGGACACCGACGGCCAGCAGCGCTTCTCGGTGGTGCCGCTGATGCTGCACGGCGACGCCGCGTTCGCCGGTCAGGGTGTGGTCGCCGAGACGCTGAACCTGACGAATCTGCCCGGCTACCGGGTCGGCGGCACCATCCACATCATCGTCAACAACCAGATCGGGTTCACCACCGCGCCCGAGTATTCCCGGTCCAGCGAGTACTGCACCGACGTCGCCAAGATGATCGGGGCGCCGATCTTCCACGTCAACGGCGACGACCCGGAGGCATGTGTCTGGGTGGCGCGGCTGGCCGTGGACTTTCGGCAGCGGTTCAAGAAGGACGTCGTCATCGACATGCTGTGCTACCGCCGCCGCGGGCACAACGAGGGTGATGACCCGTCGATGACCAACCCCTACATGTACGACGTGGTCGACACCAAGCGCGGCGCCCGCAAGAGCTACACCGAAGCCCTGATCGGCCGCGGCGACATCTCGATCAAGGAAGCCGAGGATGCGCTGCGCGACTACCAGGGCCAGCTGGAGCGGGTGTTCAACGAGGTCCGCGAGTTGGAGAAACACGGCGTGCAGCCCAGCGAGTCGGTGGAGTCCGACCAGATGATCCCCGCCGGGCTGGCCACCGCGGTGGACAAATCGTTGCTGGCCCGCATCGGCGACGCCTTCCTTGCGCTGCCGGACGGGTTCACCGTGCACCCGCGGGTGCTGCCGGTGCTGGAAAAGCGCCGGGAGATGGCCTACGAAGGCAAGATCGACTGGGCGTTCGCCGAGCTGCTGGCCCTGGGTTCGCTGGTGGCCGAGGGCAAGCTGGTGCGGCTGTCGGGGCAAGACTCCCGCCGCGGCACCTTCTCGCAGCGGCACTCGGTGCTCATCGACCGCCACACCGGCGCCGAGTTCACCCCGCTGCAACTGCTGGCAACCAACCCCAACGGCAACCCCACCGGCGGCAAGTTCCTGGTCTACGACTCACCACTGTCGGAGTACGCCGCCGTCGGTTTCGAGTACGGCTACACCGTGGGCAACCCGGACGCCGTGGTGTTGTGGGAGGCGCAGTTCGGCGACTTCGTCAACGGCGCGCAGTCGATCATCGACGAATTCATCAGCTCCGGTGAGGCCAAGTGGGGACAGCTGTCCACGGTGGTGCTGCTGCTGCCGCACGGACACGAGGGGCAGGGTCCCGACCACACCTCGGCACGCATCGAGCGGTTCCTGCAACTGTGGGCCGAAGGTTCGATGACGATCGCGATGCCGTCGACTCCGGCGAACTACTTCCACCTGTTGCGCCGGCACGCTCTCGACGGGATCATGCGCCCGTTGATCGTGTTCACGCCCAAGTCGATGTTGCGTCACAAGGCCGCGGTCAGCGAAATCAAGGACTTCACCGAGCTCAAATTCCGTTCGGTGCTGGAGGAACCCACCTACGCGGACGGCATCGGTGACCGCGGCAAGGTCAGCCGGGTCTTGCTGACCAGCGGCAAGCTTTACTACGAGCTGGCCGCCCGCAAAGCCAGGGACCACCGCGACGACGTCGCGATCGTGCGGCTGGAACAGCTTGCCCCGTTGCCCAGGCGCCGCCTCGGCGAAACACTGGACCGCTACGAGAACGTCAAGGAGTTCTTCTGGGTGCAAGAAGAGCCGGCCAACCAGGGCGCGTGGCCGCGGTTCGGCCTGGAGCTGCCCGAGGTGGTGCCCCGACTGGCCGGGATCAAGCGCGTTTCGCGCCGGGCCATGTCGGCCCCGTCGTCGGGCTCGTCGAAGGTGCACGCCGTCGAGCAGCAAGAGATTCTGGACGCCGCGTTCGGCTAG
- a CDS encoding glycine betaine ABC transporter substrate-binding protein, giving the protein MSVVRLVALLLAGVLAIVGCSAAGKDRPTQLVVGSRPDPQSMLLADIYAAALRSYGFAARTDTAADPMAQLDSGAFTVVPALTGQVLRAVQPGATALSDAQVYRAMVAALPEGIAAGDYTTAAQDKPALVVTHAIAGAWGGSDLRLLASHCGGLVVGKVDGAHPPAAVGTCRLPAPREFADDTTMFAALRAGQLTAAWTTTANPGTPVDVAVLADGKPALIQAENIVPLYRRNALTERQLLAVNEVAGVLDTAALTEMRRQVAAGADPRAVAAGWLAEHPLGR; this is encoded by the coding sequence GTGAGCGTCGTCAGGCTGGTCGCGCTGCTGCTCGCCGGTGTGCTGGCTATTGTCGGCTGCTCGGCGGCCGGAAAAGATCGCCCCACGCAGTTGGTGGTGGGCTCGCGGCCGGACCCCCAGTCGATGCTGTTGGCCGACATCTACGCGGCGGCGTTGCGGTCGTACGGCTTTGCGGCGCGCACCGACACCGCCGCCGACCCGATGGCCCAGCTGGACTCGGGCGCCTTCACCGTCGTCCCCGCCCTCACCGGCCAGGTCTTGCGGGCCGTGCAGCCCGGCGCCACGGCGCTGTCGGACGCCCAGGTGTACCGCGCGATGGTCGCGGCGCTGCCCGAGGGCATCGCCGCGGGCGACTACACCACCGCCGCGCAGGACAAACCCGCGTTGGTGGTGACCCACGCCATCGCCGGGGCCTGGGGCGGCAGCGATCTGCGCCTGCTGGCCAGCCACTGTGGCGGGCTGGTCGTCGGGAAGGTCGACGGCGCCCACCCACCGGCGGCGGTGGGTACCTGCCGGCTACCCGCCCCGCGGGAATTTGCTGACGACACAACGATGTTCGCCGCGCTGCGAGCCGGACAGCTGACCGCGGCCTGGACCACCACCGCCAACCCCGGCACTCCCGTGGATGTCGCCGTGCTGGCCGACGGCAAGCCCGCCCTGATCCAGGCCGAGAACATCGTTCCGCTGTATCGCCGCAACGCGCTGACCGAGCGGCAACTGCTGGCCGTCAACGAAGTGGCCGGTGTGCTCGACACCGCGGCCCTGACCGAGATGCGCCGCCAGGTGGCCGCCGGCGCCGACCCGCGAGCGGTGGCCGCCGGCTGGCTCGCCGAACACCCGTTGGGACGCTGA
- a CDS encoding SDR family NAD(P)-dependent oxidoreductase, with product MEGFAGKVAAVTGAGSGIGQALAVELARSGAKLAISDVDTEGLAHTEEQLRAIGAPVKADRLDVTERAAFLAYADAVNEHFGKVNQIYNNAGIAFTGDIEVSPFKDIERVMDVDFWGVVNGTKAFLPHVIASGDGHVINISSVFGLFSSPGQAAYNAAKFAVRGFTEALRQEMALAGHPVKVTTVHPGGVKTAIARNATAAEGLDQAELARLFDTRVAHLSPQRAAQIILTGVRKNKARVLVGVDAKVLDLVVRLTGSGYQRLFLPLHGRLAPTRR from the coding sequence GTGGAGGGGTTCGCCGGGAAAGTCGCCGCAGTGACCGGCGCTGGTTCGGGCATCGGGCAGGCGCTGGCCGTCGAGCTGGCCCGCTCAGGCGCCAAGCTGGCGATCAGCGACGTCGACACCGAGGGGCTGGCGCACACCGAGGAACAGCTGAGGGCGATCGGCGCGCCGGTCAAGGCCGACCGACTCGACGTCACCGAGCGCGCAGCCTTTCTGGCCTACGCCGACGCGGTCAACGAGCATTTCGGCAAGGTGAACCAGATCTACAACAATGCCGGGATCGCCTTCACCGGCGACATCGAGGTCAGCCCGTTCAAGGACATCGAGCGGGTGATGGACGTCGATTTCTGGGGCGTGGTGAACGGCACCAAGGCGTTCCTGCCGCATGTGATCGCCTCCGGGGACGGCCACGTGATCAACATTTCCAGCGTGTTCGGGTTGTTCTCGTCGCCGGGGCAGGCGGCCTACAACGCGGCCAAGTTCGCCGTCCGCGGCTTCACCGAGGCGCTGCGCCAGGAAATGGCGCTGGCGGGCCACCCGGTGAAGGTGACGACGGTGCACCCCGGCGGTGTCAAGACCGCGATCGCCCGCAACGCCACCGCCGCCGAGGGACTCGACCAGGCCGAGCTGGCCAGGTTGTTCGACACGCGGGTGGCCCATCTCAGCCCGCAGCGAGCCGCACAGATCATCCTGACGGGGGTGCGTAAGAACAAGGCTCGGGTGTTGGTGGGGGTCGACGCCAAGGTACTGGACCTGGTGGTGCGGCTGACGGGCTCCGGGTACCAGCGGCTGTTTTTGCCCCTACACGGCCGGTTGGCGCCGACGCGCCGCTGA